In Algihabitans albus, one genomic interval encodes:
- the glpX gene encoding class II fructose-bisphosphatase, with translation MDRNLALEAVRVTEAAALAASRWMGRGDEKSADQAAVNAMREALNSLAMEGRVVIGEGERDEAPMLFIGEEVGKGGPKTDIALDPLEGTTITAKGGPNALAVIAMAAEGCFLNAPDVYMDKIAVGGGLPKGVVDLDATPEENLKALAAAKDVEIEDLVVCILDRPRHQETIARVREAGARIMLIGDGDVSGVIATSQQESGVDLYVGQGGAPEGVLAAAALRCIGGQFQGRLIFRNDDERGRATRIGIEDFDRKYDLLDLASGDVMFAATGVTDGSMLKGVRRYHAGASTHSMIMRSNTGTVRFIEAHHNFSRKTWYDSLGV, from the coding sequence ATGGACCGCAACCTTGCCCTGGAGGCTGTGCGCGTCACCGAAGCGGCTGCCCTGGCCGCCTCGCGATGGATGGGCCGCGGCGACGAAAAGAGCGCCGACCAGGCCGCCGTCAACGCGATGCGCGAGGCGCTGAACAGTCTGGCGATGGAAGGCCGGGTCGTGATCGGCGAGGGCGAGCGGGACGAGGCGCCGATGCTCTTCATCGGCGAAGAGGTCGGTAAGGGCGGTCCCAAGACCGATATCGCGTTGGATCCGCTCGAGGGCACGACCATTACGGCCAAGGGCGGTCCCAACGCCCTGGCCGTGATTGCCATGGCGGCGGAGGGCTGCTTCCTGAACGCGCCCGACGTCTACATGGACAAGATCGCCGTGGGCGGCGGTCTGCCCAAGGGCGTGGTCGATCTGGATGCCACTCCGGAGGAGAACCTCAAGGCCTTGGCCGCGGCCAAGGACGTCGAGATCGAGGACCTCGTCGTCTGCATTCTCGACCGGCCGCGCCACCAGGAAACGATCGCCCGGGTGCGCGAAGCGGGTGCGCGGATCATGTTGATCGGCGACGGCGACGTCTCCGGTGTGATCGCGACCAGCCAGCAGGAGTCCGGCGTCGATCTCTATGTCGGCCAGGGCGGTGCGCCGGAGGGCGTGCTGGCGGCGGCCGCGTTGCGCTGCATCGGCGGCCAGTTTCAGGGGCGCCTGATCTTCCGCAACGACGACGAGCGCGGTCGCGCCACCCGGATCGGGATCGAGGATTTCGATCGCAAGTACGACCTTCTCGATCTGGCTTCCGGCGACGTGATGTTCGCCGCGACGGGGGTCACCGACGGCTCCATGCTGAAGGGAGTCCGCCGCTACCACGCCGGCGCCAGCACCCATTCAATGATCATGCGCTCCAACACCGGCACGGTACGTTTCATCGAGGCGCATCACAACTTCTCGCGTAAGACCTGGTACGACAGTCTCGGCGTCTAG
- a CDS encoding homoserine dehydrogenase — protein MTNALKIGVAGLGTVGGGVVRLLSANGDTIAERCGLPIQVAAVSARDRQKDRGFDVSRLRWFDDPVAMAADPEVDLVVELIGGSEGVAKAVVETALTRGASVVTANKALVAHHGTALARLAEDKGVALAYEAAVAGGIPVIKLLREGLAANRIDRVHGILNGTCNYILSTMRETGREFGDVLAEAQDLGYAEADPAFDVDGVDAAHKLAILTALAFGCQVDFDALHVEGIRSISALDMQYAEELGYRIKLLGIAERRDGGVVQRVHPCMIATGTPLAQVDGVFNAVAAQGDFVDRIVAEGRGAGAGPTASSVVADIVDLARGLRLPVFGVPAKRLKQLPTLPMADHIGAYYLRLMVVDRPGVIASIADVLRDEEISVEALLQRGRAPNEAVPVVIATHETVEAKLRRALKQISAQATTLETPQVIRIESL, from the coding sequence ATGACGAATGCCTTGAAGATCGGGGTCGCCGGCCTCGGGACGGTCGGTGGCGGAGTCGTGCGGTTGCTCTCGGCCAATGGCGATACGATCGCGGAGCGCTGCGGCCTGCCGATCCAGGTCGCTGCCGTCTCCGCGCGGGACCGGCAGAAGGACCGGGGCTTCGACGTCTCGAGGCTTCGCTGGTTCGACGATCCGGTGGCCATGGCGGCGGACCCCGAGGTCGATCTGGTGGTGGAGCTGATCGGCGGCTCGGAAGGGGTGGCCAAAGCCGTGGTGGAGACGGCGCTGACGCGCGGTGCTTCGGTGGTGACCGCCAACAAGGCCCTGGTCGCGCACCACGGGACGGCGCTTGCCCGACTGGCCGAAGACAAGGGGGTTGCCCTGGCCTATGAGGCCGCGGTCGCCGGCGGAATCCCGGTCATCAAGCTGCTGCGCGAAGGCCTTGCGGCCAACCGCATCGACAGAGTCCACGGCATTCTGAACGGCACTTGCAACTACATCCTCTCGACCATGCGCGAGACCGGCCGCGAGTTCGGCGACGTGCTCGCCGAGGCCCAGGACCTCGGCTATGCCGAGGCGGATCCGGCTTTCGATGTCGACGGCGTCGATGCGGCCCACAAGCTCGCGATCTTGACGGCCCTGGCCTTCGGCTGTCAGGTGGATTTCGACGCGTTGCACGTCGAGGGGATCCGGAGCATCTCCGCGCTCGACATGCAGTATGCCGAGGAGTTGGGCTATCGGATCAAGCTGCTGGGCATCGCCGAACGGCGCGACGGCGGCGTGGTGCAGCGCGTTCACCCTTGCATGATCGCCACTGGGACGCCGCTCGCGCAGGTGGACGGCGTGTTCAACGCCGTCGCGGCGCAGGGCGACTTCGTGGACCGCATCGTCGCCGAGGGCCGTGGTGCCGGAGCGGGGCCGACGGCCTCTTCCGTGGTCGCCGATATCGTCGACCTCGCCCGCGGCCTGCGTCTGCCCGTCTTCGGTGTTCCGGCGAAGCGCTTGAAGCAGCTGCCGACGCTGCCGATGGCCGACCATATCGGGGCCTACTACCTCCGCCTGATGGTGGTGGATCGGCCGGGCGTGATCGCGAGCATCGCAGATGTTCTCCGCGACGAGGAGATTTCCGTCGAGGCGCTTCTGCAGCGCGGCCGCGCCCCGAACGAGGCTGTCCCGGTGGTCATTGCCACCCACGAAACGGTCGAGGCCAAGCTGCGCCGCGCGCTGAAACAAATTTCCGCACAAGCCACTACGCTGGAGACCCCGCAAGTCATCCGCATCGAATCCCTGTAA